In Centropristis striata isolate RG_2023a ecotype Rhode Island chromosome 1, C.striata_1.0, whole genome shotgun sequence, one DNA window encodes the following:
- the LOC131973746 gene encoding adhesion G protein-coupled receptor L1-like isoform X2 has product MAVSLWFLGVCVLTLAHVAPSGQAMSRAAMPFGLLRRELACEGYPIELRCPGSDVVMVETANYGRTDDKICDADPFQMENTQCYLPDALKIMAQRCNNRTQCVVVAGVDVFPDPCPGTYKYLEIQYECVPYKVDQKVFVCPGSLLSIQPASSLLEAEHQSGAWCKDPLQAGDRLYVMPWTPYRTEVLYEYASWDDYRQNRVTTTYKLPSRVDGTGFVVYDGAVFYNKERTRNLVKYDLRTRIKSGEAVVVNANYHDTSPYRWGGKSDIDLAVDENGLWVIYSTEANNGRIVVSQVNPYTLRFEGTWATGFDKRGASNAFMACGVLYAVRSVFQDDEGQAEGRVGSDMVVYAYDTSRGQELPVQIPFPNPYQYISSIDYNPRDNQLYVWNNYYVLRYPLQFTPPPPTKGLWNKCTCVFGHTGMRSNQRLKRVSVPPGPLSSLMTTVRSYTATVALTPVRPSASHPIGVINRGPFDQRPITAMVPLTPRPPLRVPLAPGAPGQVGGCEGRVARGVQWPPTLKGETVERPCPKGSLGIASYQCMQSPVGWSSRGPDLSNCTSPWVSQIAQKIKSGENAANIAGELVNLTRGRIYAGDVSMSVRLIEQLLDILDSQLQALRPANKESAARNYNKLQKRERTCRAYVQAVVQTVDNLLGPEALVSWADMSSVDQSRSASLLLDAVEKGAFLLANNLYEGRFSDRAPNVDLEVYVLNTEADIQDLTFPHSYDSDSILQISALALLQYSNNGQVKLVLSLYKNLGSFLTTQNSTLRLGLGLSQGSESRRRSLVVNSHVISASVHRGSNRVYLSEPVIFTLRHLQLENHFGPNCSFWNGTGVSGSGRWSTQGCRLLHTNNTHTTCACNHLSSYAVLMTYQQPAFGVGVEELLVYVVSWVGISVALVCLATCLTTLCCQGAPWHTDHSTIHCNLWANLLITELLFLVGANKTQYTVVCSIIAGLLHFSLLSVFCWLCLEGVELYLLQREVFEGRNSRRKYFYLCGYSIPGLVVAVSAAIDFRGYGSKTACWLRTDNYFIWSFLGPVGVIITLNLVVLVMTLHKMHSTAALKPDSSRHDNLRAWAVGSLTLLFLQSVTWSSGLMFLCAPSLLLAYLFSSLNTAQGLLITILHCTLARKGQKDYGRCLRLSQCCATSSSSSPDSVKGAALRSNSRYTSSQSRRATANRQSRIRRMWNDTVRRQTESSFIAADVNNTPTLNRAALGNHFLTNPVLQTHAGASPYDTMLAQGYNQPFTSTGTFRNKQKGVVSQSQESCGLDSVCLNGGYTPNTFTLHGLGTTPGSRAGVVGSTDLLREGGVGIGGDDISPALLTPHGAADLSGSAGMRRNLSDAAALEKMIISELVQSNLRPSVAMPVPPERYGSLARPHHHDRAALTHTATLTRHAQPPQEGWAATMQPNTRHNAQEGWAHTRHLTQDAETHSATRGQDHATTPRLQDGWSHSRVSGDSESRELLKDGDKSLQGTLSRRGLQDRQQARPPDVQARPYSTLSRTPGTLSRHRGTVEPNGGTDRDRERDRERYRDRPLPPPPPPPPQESEPLYKALEEPLLMKQREAAAEAWRGGQDREKDETFLLKRDEMMDEWRGGTERGRDESFSSQGRDGEMDEWRAGMERGREESHLLEKRGGRMEVWRGENDQEETFITQKKDFGIDGWRGGMDREKDESLFLKDRDGWRAGMERENEKQKDRALDVWRGGMDIDREESFLFDSKDGGLDGRKRGKERGSLRFHGEREDSDSFALPLTPDLDLDTDSSPIYARDSNPSPLYPGDRRSPPLSIFPRSSPPTNIFAPRDTNSPPNNLYSRHSPQVYSRSSSPPRFYTRTSPPTLSYPDSSPEGPEEVSPTGQPQRPALELPYSLGRPPLGPRPNHLQTFYQPPPLASNGEAAYTPEPASEGDDGQMQRVTSL; this is encoded by the exons ATGGCTGTGTCCCTGTGGTTCCTGGGGGTGTGTGTGCTCACTCTGGCTCACGTCGCCCCTTCCGGCCAAG CTATGTCCCGGGCCGCCATGCCGTTCGGGCTGCTGCGCAGGGAGCTGGCGTGTGAGGGTTACCCCATAGAGCTGCGATGCCCAGGAAGTGACGTGGTCATGGTGGAGACTGCCAACTATGGACGCACTGACGACAAGATCTGTGACGCAGACCCCTTCCAGATGGAGAACACACAGTGTTACCTCCCTGATGCACTCAAAATTATGGCCCAGAG GTGTAACAACAGGACTCAGTGTGTGGTGGTCGCAGGGGTCGACGTCTTCCCAGACCCCTGTCCTGGAACATACAAGTACCTGGAGATCCAGTATGAGTGTGTCCCTTACA AAGTGGACCAAAAag TTTTCGTGTGTCCCGGCTCACTGCTCAGCATCCAGCCGGCCTCCTCTCTCCTGGAGGCAGAGCATCAATCGGGGGCGTGGTGTAAAGACCCGCTGCAGGCCGGTGACAGGCTGTACGTCATGCCGTGGACGCCATATAGGACGGAGGTGCTGTATGAGTACGCCTCCTGGGACGACTACCGCCAGAACAGAGTCACCACCACCTATAA GTTGCCTAGCCGTGTGGACGGTACAGGCTTTGTGGTGTATGACGGCGCCGTGTTTTATAACAAAGAGCGAACACGCAACCTGGTCAAGTATGACCTGCGGACACGCATCAAGAGTGGCGAGGCAGTGGTGGTCAACGCCAACTACCATGACACCTCGCCTTACCGCTGGGGAGGGAAGTCAGACATCGATCTGGCGGTGGATGAGAATGGCCTTTGGGTGATCTACTCTACTGAAGCCAATAATGGACGCATCGTGGTCAGCCAG gtgaACCCGTACACCCTGCGCTTCGAGGGTACGTGGGCCACCGGCTTTGACAAGCGTGGGGCAAGCAACGCCTTCATGGCCTGTGGCGTGCTCTATGCCGTGCGCTCCGTCTTCCAAGATGACGAGGGGCAGGCGGAAGGCCGAGTCGGCAGCGACATGGTGGTTTATGCCTACGACACCAGCCGGGGACAGGAGCTGCCCGTTCAGATACCGTTCCCCAACCCTTACCAGTATATCTCCTCTATTGACTACAACCCAAGAGACAACCAGCTGTATGTGTGGAACAACTACTACGTGCTGAGATACCCGCTACAGTTCACACCGCCACCGCCCACTAAAGGTTTGTGGAATAAGTGCACTTGTGTATTTGGACATACTGGTATGAGATCAAACCAGAGACTAAAGCGTGTTTCCGTCCCTCCAGGTCCCCTGTCCTCTCTGATGACAACAGTCCGCTCCTACACGGCCACGGTGGCCTTGACCCCGGTGCGGCCGTCTGCCTCTCACCCAATCGGCGTCATCAACCGAGGACCCTTTGACCAGCGGCCGATCACAGCCATGGTCCCTCTGACCCCACGGCCACCTCTGCGTGTCCCCTTGGCGCCCGGGGCCCCCGGTCAGGTGGGCGGATGTGAAGGACGGGTGGCACGAGGGGTGCAATGGCCACCTACGCTGAAGGGAGAGACAGTGGAGAGACCCTGCCCGAAAGGGTCACTGG gtATCGCTTCCTATCAATGCATGCAATCTCCGGTGGGCTGGAGCTCCAGAGGGCCCGACCTTTCCAACTGCACCTCTCCCTGGGTCAGCCAAATTGCACAGAAG ATTAAGAGTGGAGAGAATGCAGCCAACATCGCCGGGGAATTGGTCAACCTGACCCGGGGGCGGATCTATGCCGGTGATGTGAGCATGTCCGTCAGGCTAATTGAACAGCTATTGGACATTCTGGACTCCCAGCTGCAGGCCTTGAGACCAGCCAATAAAGAGTCAGCAGCACGCAATTACAACAAG CTGCAGAAAAGAGAACGCACATGCAGAGCTTATGTTCAG gCGGTCGTTCAGACAGTTGATAACCTGTTGGGTCCTGAGGCTCTGGTTTCCTGGGCGGACATGAGCAGTGTTGACCAGTCCCGCTCAGCATCACTACTATTAGACGCGGTAGAAAAAGGAGCGTTTCTATTAGCTAACAATCTCTATGAAGGCCGATTCAGCGACAGGGCGCCAAATGTTG ATCTGGAGGTGTATGTGTTAAATACAGAGGCAGACATACAGGACCTGACGTTCCCTCACTCCTACGACAGCGACAGCATCTTGCAGATCTCAGCGCTGGCTCTGCTGCAGTACAGCAACAACG GCCAGGTGAAGCTGGTCCTCTCTCTGTATAAGAACCTGGGCTCCTTCCTGACCACCCAGAACTCGACTCTGCGACTCGGACTGGGGCTGAGCCAGGGGTCAGAGTCCAGGCGGAGAAGCCTGGTGGTCAACTCCCACGTCATCTCCGCCTCTGTACACAGAGGATCCAACAGAGTGTACCTCTCCGAGCCGGTGATCTTTACTCTCAGGCATCTGCAG CTGGAGAACCACTTTGGCCCCAACTGCTCTTTCTGGAACGGCACAGGGGTTTCTGGGAGTGGCAGGTGGTCTACACAGGGCTGCCGCCTGTTACAcaccaacaacacacacactacctGCGCTTGCAACCACCTGTCCAGCTATGCCGTCCTCATGACGTATCAGCAACCTGCT TTTGGGGTCGGGGTAGAAGAGCTTCTCGTCTATGTGGTTTCCTGGGTCGGCATCTCTGTAGCACTAGTGTGTTTGGCCACCTGCCTTACCACGCTGTGCTGCCAGGGGGCGCCCTGGCACACAGACCACAGCACCATCCACTGCAACCTTTGGGCCAACCTGCTCATCACTGAACTGCTCTTCCTTGTTGGTGCCAACAAGACACAATACACA GTTGTGTGCTCCATCATTGCTGGCTTGCTGCACTTCTCGCTGCTCTCAGTGTTTTGCTGGTTGTGCCTGGAGGGGGTGGAGCTGTACTTGCTGCAGCGGGAGGTATTTGAGGGACGTAACTCCAGGAGGAAGTATTTCTACCTGTGTGGTTACTCTATTCCTGGGCTGGTGGTGGCCGTCTCCGCAGCCATAGACTTCAGAGGCTACGGCTCAAAGACTGC ATGCTGGCTGAGAACAGACAATTACTTCATCTGGAGTTTCCTCGGACCTGTTGGTGTCATCATTACG TTAAACCTGGTTGTCCTGGTGATGACCTTACATAAGATGCACAGCACCGCTGCTTTGAAGCCAGACTCCAGTCGTCATGACAACCTGAG GGCGTGGGCGGTGGGCTCCCTGACGCTGCTCTTCCTGCAGAGCGTCACCTGGTCCTCAGGCCTGATGTTCCTGTGTGCTCCGTCGCTCCTCCTGGCTtacctcttctcctccctcaaCACCGCCCAGGGCCTCCTCATCACCATACTGCACTGCACCCTCGCCCGGAAG GGTCAAAAGGACTACGGCCGATGCCTGCGCCTCTCGCAGTGCTGCGCCACTTCCTCTTCCAGCTCTCCGGACTCGGTGAAGGGTGCTGCCCTGCGCTCCAACAGCCGATACACCAGCAGCCAGAGTCGGAGAGCTACTGCCAACAGACAG AGTCGAATCAGGAGGATGTGGAACGACACTGTTCGCAGGCAGACTGAATCGTCCTTCATCGCTGCAGACGTGAACAACACACCCACTCTTAACCGAG CTGCTTTGGGGAACCACTTCCTTACTAATCCGGTGTTGCAGACTCATGCTGGAGCCTCTCCTTATGACACGATGCTGGCACAGGGATACAACCAACCCTTCACCTCCACAG GAACCTTCAGAAACAAGCAGA AGGGTGTTGTGTCCCAGAGCCAGGAGTCCTGTGGGTTGGACAGTGTGTGTCTCAATGGAGGCTACACCCCCAATACCTTCACCCTGCACGGTCTGGGAACCACACCCGGGTCCCGAGCTGGAGTGGTGGGCAGCACTGACCTTCTGCGGGAGGGAGGAGTCGGGATAGGAGGTGATGACATTTCCCCGGCCCTCCTCACCCCCCACGGGGCCGCAGACCTGAGCGGCAGCGCCGGAATGCGTCGTAACCTGTCTGATGCAGCAGCGCTTGAAAAGATGATCATCTCGGAGCTGGTGCAGAGCAACCTGCGGCCCTCAGTCGCCATGCCTGTTCCTCCCGAGCGCTACGGAAGCCTGGCGAGGCCTCATCACCACGACAGGGCAGCTCTCACGCACACTGCCACTTTGACGCGACACGCACAGCCGCCCCAAGAGGGCTGGGCTGCCACCATGCAGCCAAACACACGGCACAACGCACAAGAGGGCTGGGCGCATACGCGTCACCTCACACAGGACGCTGAGACACATTCCGCAACTCGTGGACAAGATCACGCCACGACGCCACGCTTACAGGATGGCTGGTCACACTCCAGAGTTTCTGGAGACTCAGAGTCCCGTGAGCTGCTTAAAGACGGGGACAAGTCATTGCAAGGCACTCTGAGTCGCCGCGGGCTGCAGGACAGGCAGCAAGCGCGCCCTCCTGATGTTCAGGCACGGCCCTACTCCACCCTCAGCCGCACACCTGGGACTCTGTCCCGCCACCGCGGCACAGTGGAGCCCAacggagggacagacagagacagagagagggacaggGAGCGTTACCGGGACAGGCCCCTcccgcctcctcctccccctcccccacaGGAGTCTGAGCCCCTGTACAAGGCTCTGGAGGAGCCGCTGCTGATGAAACAGAGGGAGGCAGCCGCAGAGGCATGGAGAGGCGGACAGGACAGAGAGAAGGACGAGACATTTCTCTTAAAAAGAGATGAAATGATGGACGAATGGAGGGGAGGAACCGAGAGAGGGAGGGACGAGTCTTTCTCCTCTCAGGGGAGAGACGGAGAGATGGACGAATGGAGAGCTGgaatggagagagggagggaggaatcTCATCTGCTGGAGAAGAGAGGTGGAAGGATGGAGGTGTGGCGGGGAGAGAACGACCAGGAAGAGACTTTTATAACTCAGAAGAAAGATTTTGGGATTGACGGATGGAGAGGCGGcatggacagagagaaagatgaatCCTTGTTTTTAAAGGACAGAGATGGATGGAGAgcagggatggagagagagaatgagaaacAGAAGGATAGAGCGCTGGATGTGTGGAGGGGAGGGATGGATATCGACAGGGAGGAATCCTTCCTGTTCGACAGTAAAGATGGCGGCCTCGACGGGAggaaaagagggaaagaaagagggtCTCTTCGGTTCCACGGCGAACGAGAAGATTCTGACAGCTTTGCTCTGCCTTTGACCCCGGACCTTGACCTCGACACTGACTCCTCACCGATCTACGCCCGGGATTCGAACCCCTCCCCGCTCTACCCCGGTGACCGGCGCTCACCTCCGCTCAGCATCTTCCCCCGGAGCTCTCCCCCGACCAATATCTTCGCTCCTCGAGACACTAACTCACCTCCAAACAATCTCTACTCCCGCCACTCCCCCCAGGTGTACAGCCGAAGCAGCTCCCCTCCTCGCTTCTACACCCGCACGTCCCCTCCGACCCTCTCCTACCCCGACAGCAGCCCTGAAGGTCCAGAAGAAGTCAGCCCCACCGGCCAGCCGCAGCGGCCTGCCCTGGAGCTGCCCTACAGCCTCGGCCGACCCCCGCTGGGCCCGCGACCCAATCACCTGCAAACCTTCTACCAGCCCCCGCCGCTGGCATCCAATGGAGAGGCAGCGTACACACCAGAGCCCGCCTCGGAGGGAGACGATGGACAGATGCAGCGGGTGACGAGCCTGTGA